Proteins encoded in a region of the Globicephala melas chromosome 1, mGloMel1.2, whole genome shotgun sequence genome:
- the ANKRD35 gene encoding ankyrin repeat domain-containing protein 35 isoform X1, whose protein sequence is MKRIFSCSSSQVAVERWNRRDQKLLEAVQRGDVGCVAALASRKSARPTKLDSNGQSPFHLAASKGLTECLTVLLANGADINSKNEDGSTALHSATISCQPQCVKVLLQHGANEDAVDVENRTPLHWAAFSGCASSVLLLCDHEAFLDVLDNDGRTPLMIASLGGHAAICSQLLQRGARVNVTDKNDKSALILACEKGSTEVAELLLSYGADAGAVDSTGHDALHYAVRTQDKMLWRLLRQTLNRQGRGGQELVQHPDLASQASPSEPQVGSPPKSPWRAEPEEEQEEEEDEDPCSEEWKWKYEEEQRKVSQLEQELLRNTEERKAQSAAYLGLESQIQEQVRELGLLLSQEPGTPGDLRSSLRPGGDGMEQGCTLDLLAKCVQELKKQQQSAAAAAAKPVLASKKAEDSAGGVIQYDAHGRSQPEQEPPHSPRSETIGRSTGQQPTANGGQALSPDHTDQLHAGQKPRPQAPGAEPTGTVAEPLHTAAMNQLLLQLREELAAVWREKDAARGALSRPDLEGAVGTSRAEAAAAAWEKMEARLEQVLVRLDRAKAGLQMKPEAPAQEPREGSPKAGPGAITKEGEGKEEGTPGAWGEPLGMPGGEQMPGGRLAEGQLEKEVSALRLSDSNLLQELGELGQERQWLQGELPSLSQRLQRECMPKPEAQVQLQRECVPKPEVQVQLQQLQWSMGLLTDELALEKEATEKLRKRLASQSRGLRGLWDCLPPDLVGRGSARCPAADRLEELQACVSALVARHREAQQVLARLEEENQQLRGFPARCGEPGASSEASASPQVEALEQDLGKLEEELRAVQATMSGKSQEIRKLKQLLYQATEEVAELRAREAAGLQQHEQTRGSLVAQARAWGRELKALLEKYNTACREMGRLREAVAEERRRSGDLAARAAGQERQASELRGRSEQLEKTAELLKEKVEHLIGAGRDKEAKIKELLKKLEQLSEEILVVRGENAHLARQLQDSQKNHEEIISTYRNHLLNAAQGYMEQDVYSILLRILSIQEE, encoded by the exons GTGGAGAGATGGAACCGCCGTGATCAGAAGCTTCTGGAGGCAGTGCAGCGGGGGGACGTGGGATGTGTGGCTGCCCTGGCCTCCAGGAAATCTGCCCGACCCACCAAGCTAGACTCGAACGGCCAGTCCCC GTTTCATCTGGCAGCCTCCAAAGGCCTGACAGAATGTCTGACTGTACTACTTGCAAATGGGGCTGACATCAACAGCAAGAATGAGGATG GGAGCACCGCCCTGCACTCGGCCACTATTTCCTGCCAGCCACAATGTGTCAAGGTCCTGCTGCAG CATGGTGCCAATGAAGATGCTGTAGATGTGGAAAATCGTACTCCATTACACTGGGCAG CCTTCTCTGGCTGTGCCTCAAGTGTGCTCCTCCTGTGTGATCACGAAGCCTTCCTGGATGTCCTGGATAAT GATGGACGTACACCCCTGATGATTGCATCGCTGGGTGGTCATGCAGCTATCTGCTCACAGCTACTGCAGAGAGGCGCCCGGGTTAATGTCACTGACAAGAATGACAA ATCGGCTCTGATCCTGGCCTGTGAAAAAGGCAGCACTGAGGTGGCTGAACTGCTCCTGAGCTATGGAGCAGATGCAGGGGCGGTGGACAGCACGGGGCATGATGCTTTGCATTATGCTGTACGCACACAAGACAAGATGCTGTGGAGGCTGCTGCGGCAGACCCTGAACCGGCAGGGGCGGGGAG GTCAGGAGTTAGTTCAACACCCAGATCTTGCATCCCAG GCCTCCCCATCTGAGCCTCAGGTGGGTTCTCCACCTAAGAGCCCATGGAGAGCAGAGCCTGAGGAggagcaggaggaagaagaggatgaaGATCCCTGTTCAGAGGAGTGGAAGTGGAAGTACGAAGAGGAGCAGAGGAAAGTTTCCCAGTTGGAGCAGGAGCTGCTGCGAAATACGGAAGAGCGTAAGGCTCAATCTGCAGCTTATCTGGGCCTGGAGAGCCAGATTCAAGAACAGGTTCGGGAGCTGGGGCTCCTCCTATCACAAGAGCCCGGAACTCCGGGAGACCTGCGCTCTAGTCTCCGGCCTGGAGGAGATGGCATGGAGCAGGGTTGTACCCTCGACCTGCTGGCTAAGTGCGTACAAGAGCTAAAGAAGCAGCAACAGTCAGCAGCCGCAGCTGCAGCAAAGCCAGTATTAGCTTCCAAGAAGGCTGAGGATTCAGCTGGAGGGGTGATCCAGTATGACGCCCATGGAAGGTCCCAACCAGAACAGGAGCCACCCCACAGCCCAAGGTCTGAGACCATTGGGAGATCCACAGGACAGCAACCCACCGCCAATGGTGGGCAGGCCCTCAGCCCTGATCACACTGACCAACTGCATGCTGGCCAGAAGCcgaggccccaggccccaggggctGAACCAACAGGCACAGTGGCTGAACCACTGCACACAGCAGCCATGAACCAGCTCCTGCTACAGCTGAGGGAGGAACTGGCTGCGGTGTGGCGAGAAAAGGATGCAGCCCGGGGGGCTTTATCAAGACCAGACCTGGAGGGAGCTGTGGGGACGTCCCGGGCtgaggctgcagcagcagcctgggAGAAGATGGAGGCCAGGTTGGAGCAGGTGCTGGTGAGGCTGGATCGGGCAAAAGCAGGATTACAGATGAAACCTGAGGCCCCTGCCCAGGAGCCCAGAGAGGGATCCCCAAaggcaggcccaggggccatcACCAAAGAGggtgaagggaaggaggaagggactcCTGGGGCCTGGGGAGAGCCTCTAGGGATGCCTGGAGGGGAACAGATGCCAGGAGGCCGCCTGGCGGAGGGACAGCTGGAGAAGGAGGTGTCAGCCCTGAGGCTGAGCGACAGTAACTTGCTGCAGGAGTTGGGGGAGCTGGGCCAGGAGCGGCAGTGGTTGCAGGGGGAGCTGCCGTCCCTGAGCCAGCGGCTACAACGGGAGTGCATGCCCAAGCCAGAGGCGCAGGTCCAGCTACAGCGGGAGTGCGTGCCCAAGCCAGAGGTGCAGGTCCAGCTACAGCAGTTGCAGTGGAGCATGGGGCTGCTGACAGATGAACTGGCCCTGGAGAAGGAGGCCACCGAGAAGTTGCGGAAGCGCCTGGCctcccagagcagaggcctccgggGACTGTGGGACTGCCTGCCCCCAGACTTGGTGGGCAGGGGGAGCGCACGGTGCCCAGCGGCCGATCGCCTGGAGGAGCTGCAGGCCTGCGTCAGCGCCCTGGTGGCCAGGCACCGCGAGGCCCAGCAGGTGCTGGCTCGGCTAGAAGAGGAAAACCAGCAGCTGCGGGGCTTCCCTGCCCGATGTGGGGAACCGGGCGCCTCCTCAGAGGCCTCAGCGTCCCCCCAAGTTGAAGCTCTGGAGCAAGACCTGGGGAAGCTGGAGGAAGAGCTGCGGGCGGTTCAGGCCACGATGAGCGGGAAGAGCCAGGAGATCAGGAAGCTGAAGCAGCTGCTCTACCAAGCCACGGAGGAAGTGGCTGAGCTGAGGGCCCGGGAGGCGGCCGGTCTGCAGCAGCACGAGCAAACTCGGGGCTCACTGGTGGCCCAGGCCCGGGCTTGGGGCCGGGAGCTAAAGGCCCTGCTGGAAAAGTATAATACGGCCTGCAGGGAGATGGGACGGCTGCGGGAGGCGGTGGCCGAGGAGCGGCGCAGGAGCGGGGACCTGGCCGCGCGTGCGGCGGGGCAGGAGCGCCAGGCCAGCGAGCTGCGCGGGCGGTCCGAGCAGTTGGAGAAAACGGCGGAGCTGCTGAAAGAGAAGGTGGAGCATCTCATCGGGGCTGGCCGGGACAAGGAGGCCAAG ATCAAGGAATTGTTGAAGAAGCTGGAGCAGCTTTCAGAGGAGATTCTAGTAGTTCGGGGAGAAAATGCTCACCTTGCCCGACAGCTGCAG GATTC
- the ANKRD35 gene encoding ankyrin repeat domain-containing protein 35 isoform X2: MCQGPAAAFSGCASSVLLLCDHEAFLDVLDNDGRTPLMIASLGGHAAICSQLLQRGARVNVTDKNDKSALILACEKGSTEVAELLLSYGADAGAVDSTGHDALHYAVRTQDKMLWRLLRQTLNRQGRGGQELVQHPDLASQASPSEPQVGSPPKSPWRAEPEEEQEEEEDEDPCSEEWKWKYEEEQRKVSQLEQELLRNTEERKAQSAAYLGLESQIQEQVRELGLLLSQEPGTPGDLRSSLRPGGDGMEQGCTLDLLAKCVQELKKQQQSAAAAAAKPVLASKKAEDSAGGVIQYDAHGRSQPEQEPPHSPRSETIGRSTGQQPTANGGQALSPDHTDQLHAGQKPRPQAPGAEPTGTVAEPLHTAAMNQLLLQLREELAAVWREKDAARGALSRPDLEGAVGTSRAEAAAAAWEKMEARLEQVLVRLDRAKAGLQMKPEAPAQEPREGSPKAGPGAITKEGEGKEEGTPGAWGEPLGMPGGEQMPGGRLAEGQLEKEVSALRLSDSNLLQELGELGQERQWLQGELPSLSQRLQRECMPKPEAQVQLQRECVPKPEVQVQLQQLQWSMGLLTDELALEKEATEKLRKRLASQSRGLRGLWDCLPPDLVGRGSARCPAADRLEELQACVSALVARHREAQQVLARLEEENQQLRGFPARCGEPGASSEASASPQVEALEQDLGKLEEELRAVQATMSGKSQEIRKLKQLLYQATEEVAELRAREAAGLQQHEQTRGSLVAQARAWGRELKALLEKYNTACREMGRLREAVAEERRRSGDLAARAAGQERQASELRGRSEQLEKTAELLKEKVEHLIGAGRDKEAKIKELLKKLEQLSEEILVVRGENAHLARQLQDSQKNHEEIISTYRNHLLNAAQGYMEQDVYSILLRILSIQEE; encoded by the exons ATGTGTCAAGGTCCTGCTGCAG CCTTCTCTGGCTGTGCCTCAAGTGTGCTCCTCCTGTGTGATCACGAAGCCTTCCTGGATGTCCTGGATAAT GATGGACGTACACCCCTGATGATTGCATCGCTGGGTGGTCATGCAGCTATCTGCTCACAGCTACTGCAGAGAGGCGCCCGGGTTAATGTCACTGACAAGAATGACAA ATCGGCTCTGATCCTGGCCTGTGAAAAAGGCAGCACTGAGGTGGCTGAACTGCTCCTGAGCTATGGAGCAGATGCAGGGGCGGTGGACAGCACGGGGCATGATGCTTTGCATTATGCTGTACGCACACAAGACAAGATGCTGTGGAGGCTGCTGCGGCAGACCCTGAACCGGCAGGGGCGGGGAG GTCAGGAGTTAGTTCAACACCCAGATCTTGCATCCCAG GCCTCCCCATCTGAGCCTCAGGTGGGTTCTCCACCTAAGAGCCCATGGAGAGCAGAGCCTGAGGAggagcaggaggaagaagaggatgaaGATCCCTGTTCAGAGGAGTGGAAGTGGAAGTACGAAGAGGAGCAGAGGAAAGTTTCCCAGTTGGAGCAGGAGCTGCTGCGAAATACGGAAGAGCGTAAGGCTCAATCTGCAGCTTATCTGGGCCTGGAGAGCCAGATTCAAGAACAGGTTCGGGAGCTGGGGCTCCTCCTATCACAAGAGCCCGGAACTCCGGGAGACCTGCGCTCTAGTCTCCGGCCTGGAGGAGATGGCATGGAGCAGGGTTGTACCCTCGACCTGCTGGCTAAGTGCGTACAAGAGCTAAAGAAGCAGCAACAGTCAGCAGCCGCAGCTGCAGCAAAGCCAGTATTAGCTTCCAAGAAGGCTGAGGATTCAGCTGGAGGGGTGATCCAGTATGACGCCCATGGAAGGTCCCAACCAGAACAGGAGCCACCCCACAGCCCAAGGTCTGAGACCATTGGGAGATCCACAGGACAGCAACCCACCGCCAATGGTGGGCAGGCCCTCAGCCCTGATCACACTGACCAACTGCATGCTGGCCAGAAGCcgaggccccaggccccaggggctGAACCAACAGGCACAGTGGCTGAACCACTGCACACAGCAGCCATGAACCAGCTCCTGCTACAGCTGAGGGAGGAACTGGCTGCGGTGTGGCGAGAAAAGGATGCAGCCCGGGGGGCTTTATCAAGACCAGACCTGGAGGGAGCTGTGGGGACGTCCCGGGCtgaggctgcagcagcagcctgggAGAAGATGGAGGCCAGGTTGGAGCAGGTGCTGGTGAGGCTGGATCGGGCAAAAGCAGGATTACAGATGAAACCTGAGGCCCCTGCCCAGGAGCCCAGAGAGGGATCCCCAAaggcaggcccaggggccatcACCAAAGAGggtgaagggaaggaggaagggactcCTGGGGCCTGGGGAGAGCCTCTAGGGATGCCTGGAGGGGAACAGATGCCAGGAGGCCGCCTGGCGGAGGGACAGCTGGAGAAGGAGGTGTCAGCCCTGAGGCTGAGCGACAGTAACTTGCTGCAGGAGTTGGGGGAGCTGGGCCAGGAGCGGCAGTGGTTGCAGGGGGAGCTGCCGTCCCTGAGCCAGCGGCTACAACGGGAGTGCATGCCCAAGCCAGAGGCGCAGGTCCAGCTACAGCGGGAGTGCGTGCCCAAGCCAGAGGTGCAGGTCCAGCTACAGCAGTTGCAGTGGAGCATGGGGCTGCTGACAGATGAACTGGCCCTGGAGAAGGAGGCCACCGAGAAGTTGCGGAAGCGCCTGGCctcccagagcagaggcctccgggGACTGTGGGACTGCCTGCCCCCAGACTTGGTGGGCAGGGGGAGCGCACGGTGCCCAGCGGCCGATCGCCTGGAGGAGCTGCAGGCCTGCGTCAGCGCCCTGGTGGCCAGGCACCGCGAGGCCCAGCAGGTGCTGGCTCGGCTAGAAGAGGAAAACCAGCAGCTGCGGGGCTTCCCTGCCCGATGTGGGGAACCGGGCGCCTCCTCAGAGGCCTCAGCGTCCCCCCAAGTTGAAGCTCTGGAGCAAGACCTGGGGAAGCTGGAGGAAGAGCTGCGGGCGGTTCAGGCCACGATGAGCGGGAAGAGCCAGGAGATCAGGAAGCTGAAGCAGCTGCTCTACCAAGCCACGGAGGAAGTGGCTGAGCTGAGGGCCCGGGAGGCGGCCGGTCTGCAGCAGCACGAGCAAACTCGGGGCTCACTGGTGGCCCAGGCCCGGGCTTGGGGCCGGGAGCTAAAGGCCCTGCTGGAAAAGTATAATACGGCCTGCAGGGAGATGGGACGGCTGCGGGAGGCGGTGGCCGAGGAGCGGCGCAGGAGCGGGGACCTGGCCGCGCGTGCGGCGGGGCAGGAGCGCCAGGCCAGCGAGCTGCGCGGGCGGTCCGAGCAGTTGGAGAAAACGGCGGAGCTGCTGAAAGAGAAGGTGGAGCATCTCATCGGGGCTGGCCGGGACAAGGAGGCCAAG ATCAAGGAATTGTTGAAGAAGCTGGAGCAGCTTTCAGAGGAGATTCTAGTAGTTCGGGGAGAAAATGCTCACCTTGCCCGACAGCTGCAG GATTC